The genomic region CGAGGATAAAGATGGCGAGGCCGCCGATGAGTTGGATGAAAATGGGTCCGAGAGCCGGGTCGTCCATGAGAGGAGGATTGTTTTCGGCAGAGTAAGCGCTTGGAAGCTAATGTCATGCGAAAAGTCCCCGATCTTCGCGGCCTCCCGCCTATGGGACCTCGGAAACGTCGCGCCCCGACTCCTTGGTCACCAGCTCGAGCAGACCCGGAAAGCGTAGCTCCACCTCCTCTTCCCGCAATGAGGAAAGGCATTTCGTGCCATCGGCGCGAGACTTGATAAGACCTGCCTGCCTCAAGGTTTCGAAGTGGTGGGAGCCCGTGGCCTTGGAGACCTCCAGCGGGATCTCGTTGCACGCTAGCTCGCGCCCCTCGGCTTCCTTGAGGATCCGCACGATCCTTTGCCGGCACGGATCCGAGAGGGCGTGCAGGACTTCGGAAAGCGAAACCTCCGATAGATCTGGATGGGTGAAACGTTTCATGTCGCGGCGTACGGAGGAATCGACCCGCCCGGGGCCTATCCCTGCTCATAGTTCGATGACATTCGAAATAACCATTGACCTTATGTCGAACTCAATCCTTAAAGTTCGAAAATCATCTAACAATGAATCGCGAACGAGCGCGGCTCGTCTTGTGAAGGAAGAGAGGAATTATGAAAACGTTATTTGAACCGTTGAAAGTGGGCGCCTGGCAGCTCCAAAATCGGATCGTCCTGGCGCCGTTGACGCGGCAGAGAGCTGTGGAGAACCGAGTGCCTAACGAACTGATGGCGACCTACTATCGCCAACGAGCCGACGCTGGCCTGATCATATCGGAAGCCACGAGCGTCTGCCCGATGGGTGTTGGTTATCTGAATACGCCGGGCATCTGGTCCGAGGCTCAGGTCGAGGGGTGGCGCAAGGTGACCGATGCGGTGCATGCGGCGGGTGGGCTGATCGTCCTGCAGCTTTGGCATGTGGGCCGCATTTCGCATTCGAGCCTGCTTGATGGGCAGATGCCGGTGGCTCCCTCGGCGATCGCGGCCGACGGTCATGTCAGCGGTATGCGTCCAGTGACGCCTTTTGAGACGCCCCGGGCCTTGGAGACGCAAGAGGTCGCAGGCGTGGTGGAGGCCTTCCGCGCTGGGGCGGAAAACGCCAAGAAGGCTGGCTTCGACGGTGTGGAGATCCACGGGGCGAACGGCTACTTGCTCGACCAGTTCCTGCAGGATAGGACGAACCGGCGATCGGATCAGTATGGCGGCTCGCTCGAGAACCGAGCCCGCTTGCTGCTCGAGGTGACCGATGCGGCGATCGGAGTTTGGGGCGCGGATCGAGTCGGCGTGCACATCGCTCCGCGAGGAGATGCCCACGACATGGGTGACAGCAATCCGTCGGAAACCTTTGGATACGTGGCCGAGCAATTGGGACGACGCGGCATCGCGTTTCTCTGCGCTCGCGAATATCAGGGCGAAGACAGCATAGGTCCCGAGCTGAAGCGTCGTTTCGGCGGGGTCTTCATCGCCAACGAACAGTTCACGGCGCAGTCTGCCGAAGCTGCTATCGAGGCGGGGGACGCCGATGCCGTCGCCTTTGGCCAGCTCTTCATCGCCAACTCCGATCTGGTGGAGCGTTTCCGTCAGGGCGCTCCCTTGAACGAGCCAAATCCCGATACCTTCTACGGAGAAGGGCCGGAGGGCTATATCGACCATCCCCGATTGGATGACGTGATGGCTTAGCTGGCTTCGCCTCTTTGTAGGGACTTCTCGAATACGTAGAGATAACCGTGCCAGGAGTCGCCCGCGCCCGGGTGGCTCCAGAGCGCCTTCAGGTTCAATCCCGCTCGTCGTTCGCAGAAGTCGGTCACGCTGCGGCGGGGCATCGGGTTCATCTCGAAATAGGGCTTTGCCAAGCCGAGGAGCTGGGCGACGTTTTTTGTCGCGTAGTGCAGGCGCTTTCGTGCCATGCGAAAGGCCCCCGCGTTTTGGGGCGACGCTCGGTTCAGATGGCTGGGAAGCTGGAACGCGAAGTGACCGCCGGGCCGAAGCGCTCGCGATATCTCGAGGAAATAGCCTTTCATGTAGCGTCGCGGCATGTGCTGAAATACGATGTCGGAATAGGCGAAGTCAATCGAGCCGCTCTCAAGGCAGGAAAGGGAATCGCTCGTATTGACGATGAACTTACAAGACTCTCCACGGCCGCTATTTTCCTTCGCCGCACGTATCATGGATTCGGATATGTCGATGCCGATGCAGTGGCCGAAACGGCGAGATAGCGGGAACGTCAGTCTGCCCACCCCGCAACCGAAGTCCAGGGCGGTCGCGCCGCGCATCGGGATGCCAAGCGCCGCGAGCCGCTGATGGAGGTCGCGGATCTCGTCTTCGCCAGTTTGATAGAACTCGTCGGGATCCCAGCCTCCGCCACGTTTGCCCTTTTCGGAAAGCACTGTCCATAGCGGGTCTTCGCTCGCGAGCGCTTCGAAGTTTTTCTGAATGCGTGAAAGGCGCACGGGCGTGACGGCTATGGGCGCTGGCGCACCGCTTCGAAAAGGGTGATCAAGGTTGCCATGGCCACGTTTAGAGAGTCCGCTTGCCCGGCCATGGGGATGCGCGCTTTCTGATCGCAGGCTTCGAGCCAAGTGTCGGAAAGCCCGAATTGTTCGCTGCCCATCACGATCGCGAGCGGTCCGTCCAGCGAGATGTCCGTATAGAGGAAGTCCGTATGGGGCGTAGTGGCCACGGTCCGAATGCCTCGATCGCGTATCCATTTTATAACTTCGTCGGTGCTGGCGGAGACCGTAGGCATGGAGAAGAGTACGCCGGTGGA from Pelagicoccus sp. SDUM812003 harbors:
- a CDS encoding helix-turn-helix domain-containing protein; this translates as MKRFTHPDLSEVSLSEVLHALSDPCRQRIVRILKEAEGRELACNEIPLEVSKATGSHHFETLRQAGLIKSRADGTKCLSSLREEEVELRFPGLLELVTKESGRDVSEVP
- a CDS encoding class I SAM-dependent methyltransferase, whose product is MRLSRIQKNFEALASEDPLWTVLSEKGKRGGGWDPDEFYQTGEDEIRDLHQRLAALGIPMRGATALDFGCGVGRLTFPLSRRFGHCIGIDISESMIRAAKENSGRGESCKFIVNTSDSLSCLESGSIDFAYSDIVFQHMPRRYMKGYFLEISRALRPGGHFAFQLPSHLNRASPQNAGAFRMARKRLHYATKNVAQLLGLAKPYFEMNPMPRRSVTDFCERRAGLNLKALWSHPGAGDSWHGYLYVFEKSLQRGEAS
- a CDS encoding alkene reductase, translating into MKTLFEPLKVGAWQLQNRIVLAPLTRQRAVENRVPNELMATYYRQRADAGLIISEATSVCPMGVGYLNTPGIWSEAQVEGWRKVTDAVHAAGGLIVLQLWHVGRISHSSLLDGQMPVAPSAIAADGHVSGMRPVTPFETPRALETQEVAGVVEAFRAGAENAKKAGFDGVEIHGANGYLLDQFLQDRTNRRSDQYGGSLENRARLLLEVTDAAIGVWGADRVGVHIAPRGDAHDMGDSNPSETFGYVAEQLGRRGIAFLCAREYQGEDSIGPELKRRFGGVFIANEQFTAQSAEAAIEAGDADAVAFGQLFIANSDLVERFRQGAPLNEPNPDTFYGEGPEGYIDHPRLDDVMA